From Suncus etruscus isolate mSunEtr1 chromosome 6, mSunEtr1.pri.cur, whole genome shotgun sequence, one genomic window encodes:
- the HES2 gene encoding transcription factor HES-2: protein MGLPRRVGDQAERRQSQKPQLERRRRARINASLGQLGGLLLPLLGRRDSGHRKLEKAEILEMTVRFLRGLPVSPTSPEPESEATDNYDQGYRACLARLARLLPACPVLDPAARACLLEHLRWRAARAIPDGVRAVGKPCHAPVPYPPQLASVPPQPPLQPSFWRPW, encoded by the exons ATGGGGCTGCCTCGCAGAGTGGGGGACCAGGCGGAGCGGCGCCAG AGCCAGAAGCCGCAGCTGGAGAGGCGGCGGCGCGCGCGCATCAACGCCAGCCTGGGACAACTCGGGGGGCTCCTCCTGCCGCTGCTGGGCAG GCGGGACTCGGGCCACCGAAAGCTGGAGAAGGCGGAAATCCTGGAAATGACCGTGAGGTTCCTGCGGGGGCTACCCGTGTCCCCCACAAGTCCTGAGCCAGAGTCCG AGGCCACCGACAACTATGACCAGGGCTACCGCGCTTGCCTGGCACGCCTGGCACGCCTGCTGCCCGCCTGTCCGGTCCTGGACCCCGCTGCGAGAGCGTGCCTGCTGGAACATCTGCGATGGAGAGCAGCCCGTGCCATCCCCGATGGCGTGCGCGCTGTTGGGAAGCCCTGTCATGCGCCTGTGCCCTACCCGCCCCAGCTCGCCTCTGTGCCACCccagccaccgctccagcccagctTCTGGCGGCCCTGGTAA